In Niallia sp. FSL W8-0635, one genomic interval encodes:
- a CDS encoding CoA-binding protein: MAINNPSREEIGAILKKAKRIAVVGLSDNPSRTSYMVSEAMKNAGFEIIPVNPTVDEVFGVKAVKKLTDIEGHVDIVNVFRRSEYLPEVAEEFEKIDADIFWAQLGLVHEETFNHLKDKGYTVIMDRCIKVEHAMTK, translated from the coding sequence GCTATTAATAATCCAAGTCGAGAAGAAATTGGTGCTATTTTAAAGAAGGCAAAGAGAATTGCAGTAGTAGGTTTAAGTGATAACCCATCACGAACCTCTTATATGGTGTCAGAAGCAATGAAAAATGCAGGTTTTGAAATCATTCCTGTTAATCCAACAGTAGATGAAGTGTTCGGCGTTAAAGCAGTTAAAAAATTAACAGACATTGAAGGGCATGTTGATATTGTCAATGTGTTTAGAAGATCTGAGTATTTGCCTGAGGTTGCAGAAGAGTTTGAAAAAATAGATGCAGATATTTTTTGGGCACAATTAGGACTAGTACATGAAGAAACGTTTAATCATTTAAAGGATAAAGGGTACACGGTAATCATGGATCGTTGTATTAAAGTAGAGCACGCAATGACTAAATAG